A genomic segment from Corythoichthys intestinalis isolate RoL2023-P3 chromosome 2, ASM3026506v1, whole genome shotgun sequence encodes:
- the sp5l gene encoding sp5 transcription factor-like gives MAALTIQRTDNFLHTFLQDRTPSSSPEGHPNALSFLATTCSQAWQVSGAPGSEGSQFPYEGTVSSASGMFQLWSNEMAPGAAISTHQMAFTVPKVQFPTHAQSGLGHHHHHHPHHPHHHHELPLTPPAEPTPSSYSFELSPVKTLSSQPQTNGSYYPQHSSVGQNFPNFLHNSSARHHLAGGHAAEGQQWWSLPQSNATPSGHPFALGRQLVLGHQPQIAALLQGSSKGLLSSTRRCRRCKCPNCQASGGGLEFGKKRLHICHVPECGKVYKKTSHLKAHLRWHAGERPFICNWLFCGKSFTRSDELQRHLRTHTGEKRFGCQQCGKRFMRSDHLSKHVKTHQTRKSRSVQPSQGSEALLANIKRE, from the exons ATGGCTGCGCTCACCATACAAAGGACTGACAACTTTTTGCACACTTTTTTACAG GATCGCACACCCAGCTCCTCCCCCGAGGGCCACCCCAACGCTCTTTCCTTCTTGGCCACCACCTGCAGCCAAGCCTGGCAGGTGAGCGGCGCGCCGGGCTCCGAGGGCTCCCAGTTTCCCTACGAGGGTACGGTCAGCTCGGCATCGGGGATGTTCCAACTGTGGAGCAACGAGATGGCGCCCGGCgcggccatcagcacgcaccaaATGGCCTTTACCGTGCCCAAGGTGCAGTTTCCCACACACGCACAGTCCGGCCTGGGGCACCATCACCACCATCACCCGCATCACCCACACCATCACCACGAGCTTCCTCTAACCCCTCCAGCTGAGCCGACGCCATCATCGTACTCGTTCGAACTCTCCCCCGTCAAAACGCTTTCCTCGCAGCCGCAGACTAACGGCTCCTACTACCCACAGCATAGTAGCGTGGGACAAAACTTCCCTAACTTTCTCCATAACTCCTCAGCCAGGCACCACCTGGCCGGAGGCCACGCAGCTGAAGGCCAGCAATGGTGGAGCCTCCCCCAAAGCAACGCCACACCCTCCGGGCATCCCTTCGCCCTGGGCAGGCAGCTGGTGTTGGGCCACCAACCTCAGATAGCTGCCCTCCTCCAAGGGAGTTCCAAGGGCCTGCTGAGCTCCACGCGTCGCTGCAGGCGCTGCAAGTGCCCCAACTGCCAAGCCAGCGGCGGAGGATTGGAGTTTGGTAAGAAGAGACTGCACATCTGCCACGTCCCCGAGTGCGGCAAAGTTTACAAgaagacgtcgcacctgaaggcCCATCTGCGCTGGCACGCCGGCGAGAGGCCCTTCATCTGTAACTGGCTCTTCTGTGGCAAAAGCTTCACGCGCTCGGACGAGCTGCAGAGGCACCTGCGCACACACACTGGCGAGAAACGCTTTGGGTGCCAGCAGTGCGGTAAGAGGTTCATGAGGAGCGACCACCTCTCCAAACATGTCAAGACCCACCAGACCAGGAAGAGCAGGTCCGTGCAGCCGTCACAAGGCTCAGAAGCGCTCCTCGCCAACATTAAGCGAGAGTAA